A single window of Chloracidobacterium thermophilum B DNA harbors:
- the purN gene encoding phosphoribosylglycinamide formyltransferase: MSERPGLVVLISGRGSNLRALAEAIRQGRLRATLAAVISNRADAPGLNFATEQGIPTHVVSHVGLSRAEHSAALLEVIRPYNPRFICLAGFMRLLAPSFIQAFLHRVVNIHPSLLPAFPGLDAQRQALDYGVKVSGCTVHLVDEELDHGPIVMQSAVPVLDDDTPETLATRILAAEHKTYPAAIERLLYEPWTLEGRRVVFQSAQGQSSQGI, from the coding sequence ATTTCCGGGCGTGGGTCGAATTTGCGGGCCCTGGCCGAAGCTATCCGGCAGGGGCGTCTCCGGGCTACGTTGGCGGCCGTCATCAGCAACCGCGCAGATGCCCCAGGGCTGAATTTTGCCACGGAGCAGGGAATCCCAACGCATGTGGTCTCGCACGTCGGGTTGTCGCGCGCTGAGCACTCAGCCGCTTTGCTTGAGGTCATCCGTCCCTATAACCCCCGGTTCATCTGTCTGGCCGGCTTTATGCGGTTGTTAGCTCCGTCGTTTATCCAGGCTTTCCTACACCGCGTTGTCAACATTCACCCGTCGTTGCTCCCGGCTTTTCCCGGTTTGGACGCCCAACGTCAGGCGCTTGACTATGGTGTGAAAGTCTCCGGCTGTACCGTCCACCTCGTGGACGAGGAACTCGACCACGGCCCCATCGTCATGCAGTCGGCCGTGCCGGTCCTCGATGACGATACGCCGGAAACCCTGGCCACGCGCATCCTGGCCGCCGAGCACAAAACCTATCCGGCGGCTATTGAGCGATTGCTGTACGAACCCTGGACACTGGAAGGACGCCGTGTTGTCTTTCAGTCGGCACAGGGTCAGTCGTCCCAGGGAATATAG
- a CDS encoding rhomboid family intramembrane serine protease yields the protein MIPIHDDVPSSRFPFVTLGIIVANAGAFAFELLLTERQLQRFFYQFAVQPYEYFLYFSPYNQGRIELSDLIVPLFTSMFLHGGWLHFLGNMLYLWIFGDNVEDRMGHVKYLVFYLLCGLTASGAHIVSDPTSHIPSLGASGAIAGVLGAYICLYPHARVLVLVPIFILLYTFEVPAWVFLGIWILQNLASGIATLSVETAQSGGTAWWAHIGGFVTGLTLVWLFARRIPPRQIPYYEAYIPWDD from the coding sequence ATGATTCCGATTCACGATGACGTGCCATCGAGCCGCTTCCCATTTGTCACCCTTGGCATCATTGTGGCGAATGCCGGGGCGTTTGCCTTTGAGCTGCTGCTGACCGAACGGCAACTTCAGCGGTTCTTTTACCAGTTTGCCGTCCAGCCCTACGAATACTTTCTCTACTTCAGCCCCTACAATCAGGGACGCATCGAGCTTTCTGATCTCATCGTTCCCCTGTTCACCTCGATGTTTTTGCACGGGGGCTGGCTTCATTTTTTGGGGAATATGCTCTACCTGTGGATTTTCGGCGACAACGTCGAAGACCGCATGGGACACGTCAAGTACCTGGTGTTTTACCTGCTGTGTGGTCTTACGGCCTCCGGGGCGCACATTGTCTCCGACCCGACCAGTCACATTCCAAGCCTCGGCGCAAGCGGCGCCATTGCCGGCGTACTGGGTGCTTACATCTGCCTCTACCCACATGCGCGTGTGTTGGTTCTGGTGCCGATTTTCATCCTGCTCTACACCTTTGAAGTCCCGGCCTGGGTGTTTCTCGGTATCTGGATTCTGCAAAACCTGGCTTCCGGCATTGCCACGCTGAGCGTTGAAACGGCGCAGAGCGGCGGCACAGCCTGGTGGGCGCATATCGGCGGCTTTGTGACCGGTTTGACACTGGTCTGGCTGTTTGCCCGCCGGATTCCGCCGCGTCAAATCCCGTACTACGAAGCCTATATTCCCTGGGACGACTGA
- a CDS encoding aldo/keto reductase, whose protein sequence is MVSALERVPLGNTGLQVSRIGLGSSYGIGAREVEAAYERGINYLYWGSIQRPDFGKAIRRLAARDRERLVIVVQTYTRVGFLMKPALESALRELDTDYADVLLLGWWNDMPPPRIRDAALRLKESGRVRSIMISCHERQMFKAFIGEPVFDAIMVRYNAAHPGAETEVFPYLSQRRVGVVAYTATRWGSLLDARLTPKGEPTPTAADCYRFVLTNPNVDVCLAGPKDAQELEAAFTALDRGPMSEEELQWMKRIGAAVREHHRQPWLARLVSDLTS, encoded by the coding sequence ATGGTGTCCGCTTTGGAAAGAGTCCCGCTTGGCAACACCGGCTTGCAGGTCAGCCGGATTGGGCTTGGTTCGAGCTACGGCATTGGCGCGCGTGAAGTCGAAGCCGCCTACGAACGCGGCATCAACTACCTCTACTGGGGTTCCATCCAGCGTCCTGACTTTGGCAAGGCCATCCGCCGTCTGGCAGCGCGCGACCGGGAACGGCTCGTCATCGTCGTGCAGACGTACACCCGCGTCGGTTTTCTGATGAAGCCTGCGCTCGAATCCGCCCTGCGGGAACTCGACACCGACTATGCCGACGTTCTGCTTCTGGGCTGGTGGAATGACATGCCGCCGCCCCGCATCCGCGACGCCGCCCTGCGGCTCAAAGAGTCCGGCCGGGTACGTTCGATTATGATCTCCTGCCACGAGCGGCAGATGTTCAAAGCCTTCATCGGTGAGCCGGTGTTCGATGCCATCATGGTGCGGTACAACGCCGCGCATCCCGGCGCTGAAACCGAAGTCTTTCCCTACCTCAGCCAGCGCCGGGTAGGTGTGGTGGCTTACACCGCCACGCGCTGGGGCTCGCTGCTCGATGCGCGCCTGACACCAAAGGGCGAACCGACGCCGACTGCGGCTGACTGTTACCGTTTTGTACTAACCAACCCAAATGTCGATGTCTGTCTGGCCGGGCCGAAAGACGCCCAGGAACTCGAAGCCGCCTTTACCGCCCTTGACCGCGGCCCGATGTCAGAAGAAGAACTCCAGTGGATGAAGCGGATTGGAGCAGCCGTCCGGGAGCATCACCGGCAACCCTGGCTGGCACGCCTCGTCTCCGACCTGACTTCATAG
- a CDS encoding RidA family protein produces MESHNILLHGLARPRANYPHARRVGNFIFVSGLSSRQPDDSIAGITRTPDGRIIRDIARQTEAVIENLRLVLQAAGADLAQVVDVTVFLVDMADYAAFNAVYDRYFTAETGPTRTTVAVRELPHPDLLIEIKAVASVPAP; encoded by the coding sequence ATGGAAAGCCATAACATTCTGCTTCACGGACTGGCCCGTCCGCGGGCGAACTATCCCCATGCGCGGCGGGTCGGGAATTTCATTTTTGTCTCCGGGCTGTCGTCGCGGCAGCCGGACGACTCAATTGCCGGCATAACCCGTACGCCTGACGGGCGCATCATACGTGACATCGCCCGGCAAACCGAAGCTGTCATTGAAAACCTGCGGCTTGTCCTGCAGGCGGCCGGAGCTGACCTGGCGCAGGTAGTGGATGTGACCGTGTTTCTGGTGGACATGGCCGACTACGCGGCGTTCAACGCCGTGTATGACCGCTACTTTACGGCTGAAACCGGCCCGACCAGAACGACCGTGGCCGTACGCGAGCTGCCGCATCCGGATTTGCTCATCGAAATAAAAGCCGTGGCCTCTGTGCCTGCGCCCTAG
- a CDS encoding AAA family ATPase: MEAKSNCTNGQLEPALNNASGRGRRFRMTSAFELRRNPLSHDWLIQGFLEANTLALLFGEPAAGKSLLALDWAASVATGRAWCGRQTRRGTAIYLAGEGYRGLARRLAAWERVNGQESSPDVPLLFSECIAGLPDSVGAVIEGIDAVAIRYGKPLLVVIDTLARCFTGDENSAGGMGGFLTACDAMRLRYGCTVLIVHHSGHSDKGRARGYSSLPAAMDAIYQLETEGEGRRKLKCSKAKDFSPPATCSFIIQEVKLPDTDQRGKPVTAPVLKEAPALAELPQATVSPAWRHPSRTYLR, encoded by the coding sequence ATGGAAGCTAAATCTAACTGCACGAACGGTCAACTGGAACCGGCGCTGAACAATGCGTCAGGGCGCGGCCGGAGATTCAGGATGACATCGGCTTTCGAGCTGCGGCGCAACCCGCTGTCGCACGATTGGCTGATTCAAGGTTTTCTCGAAGCCAATACGCTCGCCCTTCTGTTCGGCGAACCGGCAGCCGGAAAGTCGCTGCTGGCGCTGGACTGGGCCGCGTCTGTCGCAACCGGACGCGCCTGGTGCGGACGCCAGACCCGGCGGGGGACGGCAATCTACCTGGCGGGCGAAGGCTACCGGGGGCTGGCCCGGCGGCTGGCCGCGTGGGAAAGGGTGAACGGACAGGAATCGTCTCCCGATGTGCCGCTGCTCTTTTCAGAGTGCATTGCCGGACTGCCCGACAGCGTAGGCGCGGTTATCGAGGGCATTGACGCGGTTGCCATCCGGTACGGGAAGCCGCTGCTGGTGGTTATTGACACCTTGGCGCGCTGCTTTACCGGCGATGAGAACAGTGCCGGCGGTATGGGCGGCTTCCTGACCGCGTGCGACGCGATGCGCCTTCGCTATGGCTGCACCGTGCTGATTGTCCATCACTCCGGTCACAGCGATAAGGGGCGCGCGCGCGGCTACTCATCGCTGCCGGCGGCGATGGACGCGATTTACCAACTCGAAACGGAAGGGGAAGGCAGGCGGAAACTGAAATGTTCCAAGGCCAAGGACTTCAGCCCGCCTGCTACCTGCTCCTTCATCATTCAGGAAGTGAAGTTGCCCGATACAGACCAGAGAGGAAAGCCCGTTACGGCGCCGGTACTGAAAGAAGCACCTGCCCTGGCGGAGCTACCCCAAGCAACCGTCAGTCCGGCGTGGCGCCACCCAAGCCGGACTTACCTGAGATAA
- a CDS encoding tyrosine-type recombinase/integrase, producing the protein MERVRLTAGRVQTFTCPKGKRQAFLRDSEVPSLALRVTANGSRAYVFERKLNRHTIQMTIGSPANWTIEDARARARELASLVDRGVDPRTELEKQRQEAEAARVRRQAAEVCALEVWHAYCHSRRAVWGERHYLDHLRMAAPGGEPRKKGEGVTQPGPLYALLNQPLARLTPEAVEAWAARNAHRPTQARLGLRLLKAFLNWCRAQASYGAVLPAENPAHSRKARETLGTPKAKDDCLQREQLAPWFEKVRQQHPTVAAYLQALLLTGARSGELLELTWDDVDFQWRTLTIRDKVEGERTIPLTPYVARLLAALPRRNQWVFASDRTDAPINRPSHAMERVCRLAGIPHVTLHGLRRSFGTLSEWVEAPVGVVAQLMGHRPSATAERHYRARPIDLLRKWHTGIEGWILEQAGIEQPPAEANPAKLRVVR; encoded by the coding sequence ATGGAGCGTGTGCGGTTGACGGCGGGCAGGGTGCAGACTTTTACCTGCCCCAAAGGGAAAAGGCAGGCTTTTCTGCGCGACAGCGAAGTGCCAAGCCTGGCGTTGCGGGTGACGGCGAATGGCAGCCGCGCCTACGTTTTCGAGAGAAAGCTGAACCGGCACACCATTCAAATGACCATCGGCAGCCCGGCGAACTGGACAATCGAGGACGCGCGCGCACGGGCAAGGGAACTGGCGTCGCTGGTTGACCGGGGCGTTGACCCAAGAACGGAGCTGGAAAAGCAGCGGCAGGAAGCCGAAGCCGCCCGTGTCCGGCGCCAGGCAGCCGAAGTCTGTGCGCTGGAAGTCTGGCACGCTTATTGCCACAGCCGGCGCGCCGTGTGGGGCGAACGCCACTACCTTGACCATCTTCGTATGGCTGCTCCGGGGGGCGAACCCCGGAAAAAGGGCGAAGGCGTCACCCAACCAGGGCCGCTTTACGCGCTGCTCAATCAACCGCTGGCACGTCTCACCCCCGAAGCCGTCGAAGCGTGGGCCGCCCGGAACGCCCATCGCCCAACGCAAGCCCGTCTCGGATTGCGCCTGCTCAAGGCTTTCCTGAACTGGTGCCGCGCGCAGGCGTCCTACGGGGCGGTGCTACCCGCCGAAAACCCGGCCCACAGCCGCAAGGCGCGCGAAACCCTGGGGACGCCCAAAGCCAAAGACGACTGCCTGCAACGGGAGCAGCTTGCGCCGTGGTTCGAGAAGGTACGCCAGCAACATCCGACGGTAGCCGCGTACCTGCAAGCCCTGCTGCTGACAGGCGCCCGTTCCGGTGAACTGCTCGAACTGACGTGGGACGACGTGGATTTCCAATGGCGGACGCTTACCATCCGGGACAAGGTGGAAGGGGAGCGGACGATTCCGTTGACCCCGTACGTTGCCCGTCTGCTGGCGGCACTCCCACGACGGAACCAATGGGTGTTCGCATCGGACAGAACCGATGCCCCCATCAACCGTCCAAGTCACGCCATGGAGCGCGTCTGCCGGCTGGCAGGCATCCCACACGTCACCCTGCACGGGCTGCGCCGTTCGTTCGGGACGCTCTCCGAATGGGTGGAAGCCCCCGTGGGTGTCGTAGCCCAACTTATGGGCCACCGTCCAAGCGCCACAGCCGAACGCCACTATCGCGCCCGCCCGATTGACCTGCTGCGAAAGTGGCACACCGGAATCGAAGGCTGGATTCTCGAACAGGCCGGCATCGAACAGCCGCCGGCGGAAGCGAACCCGGCAAAACTCCGGGTGGTGAGGTAA
- a CDS encoding MerR family transcriptional regulator: protein MQKLLENETRPAIPTGEAARLLGRRPQTLRLWACLENGPLRPVRVHGRLMWPVAEIRRLLEGKPNSQTPGAANGKA, encoded by the coding sequence ATGCAGAAACTACTCGAAAACGAAACCCGACCGGCAATCCCGACCGGGGAAGCCGCCCGGTTGCTTGGCCGCCGTCCACAGACGCTGCGCCTGTGGGCGTGCCTGGAAAACGGCCCGCTCCGTCCGGTTCGGGTTCACGGCCGCCTGATGTGGCCGGTAGCGGAAATCCGACGATTGCTTGAAGGCAAACCAAACAGCCAGACGCCCGGCGCGGCGAATGGCAAGGCATAA